A region of Polyodon spathula isolate WHYD16114869_AA chromosome 4, ASM1765450v1, whole genome shotgun sequence DNA encodes the following proteins:
- the LOC121314897 gene encoding sterile alpha motif domain-containing protein 12-like, protein MAVEAVYYNLSQNGIDHSSCTEEVCLELQTESAESPAGSEESNPSLPETKGSPKQQNSDAETTRPGNVKLSKPVALWTQQDVCKWLKKHCPNQYQIYSASFKQHDITGRALMRLTDKKLERMGIVQESQRQHILQQVLQLRVREEVRNLQLLTQASLESSQ, encoded by the exons ATGGCTGTTGAAG CTGTCTACTACAACCTGAGTCAGAATGGCATAGATCATTCATCCTGCACAGAAGAAGTGTGCTTAGAGCTGCAGACAGAAAGCGCAGAGAGTCCAGCGGGGAGTGAGGAGAGTAATCCAAGTCTGCCAGAGACTAAAGGAAGCCCAAAACAACAGAACTCGGATGCAGAAACAACACGG CCTGGCAATGTGAAGCTGTCCAAGCCAGTAGCTCTATGGACCCAGCAGGATGTCTGTAAGTGGCTGAAGAAACATTGCCCCAACCAGTATCAAATCTACAGTGCGTCCTTCAAACAGCATGATATAACAG GTCGGGCTTTGATGAGACTGACAGATAAGAAGCTGGAGAGGATGGGGATAGTACAGGAAAGCCAGCGACAGCACATCTTGCAACAGGTTCTGCAGCTGAGAGTGAGGGAGGAAGTCAGGAACCTGCAGTTACTTACGCAag